Proteins found in one Elephas maximus indicus isolate mEleMax1 chromosome 11, mEleMax1 primary haplotype, whole genome shotgun sequence genomic segment:
- the SYT4 gene encoding synaptotagmin-4 codes for MAPIATSREEFDEIPTVVGIFSAFGLVFTVSLFAWICCQRKSSKSNKTPPYKFVHVLKGVDIYPENLNSKKKFGADEKNDIKNKPAMPKNSLHLDLEKRDLNGNFPKTNPKAGSSSDLENVTPKLFPEGEKEAVSADSLKSSTSLSSEEKQEKLGTLFFSLEYNFEKKAFVVNIKEARGLPAMDEQSMTSDPYIKMTILPEKKHKVKTRVLRKTLDPAFDETFTFYGIPYTQIQELALHFTILSFDRFSRDDIIGEVLIPLSGIELSGGKMLMNREIIKRNVRKSSGRGELLISLCYQSTTNTLTVVVLKARHLPKSDVSGLSDPYVKVNLYHAKKRISKKKTHVKKCTPNAVFNELFVFDIPCEGLEEISVEFLVLDSERGSRNEVIGRLVLGAAAEGSGGEHWKEICDFPRRQIAKWHMLCDG; via the exons ATGGCTCCGATCGCTACCAGCCGGGAAGAATTTG atgaaatcCCCACTGTGGTGGGGATCTTCAGTGCATTTGGACTGGTCTTCACAGTCTCTCTGTTTGCATGGATCTGCTGTCAGAGAAAATCATCCAAGTCTAACAAGACTCCTCCATACAAGTTTGTGCATGTGCTTAAGGGAGTTGATATTTACCCTGAAAACCTAAATAGCAAAAAGAAGTTTGGAGCAGATGAAAAAAATGACATAAAGAATAAACCAGCTATGCCAAAGAATTCATTGCATCTTGACCTTGAGAAGAGAGATCTCAATGGCAATTTTCCCAAAACAAATCCCAAAGCTGGCAGCTCTTCTGATCTAGAGAATGTGACCCCGAAGCTCTTtccagaaggagagaaagaggcaGTGTCTGCTGATAGCCTAAAGTCTAGCACTTCACTGTCTTCCGAAGAGAAACAAGAGAAGCTGGGAACCCTCTTTTTCTCCTTAGAGTACAACTTTGAGAAGAAAGCATTTGTGGTAAATATCAAGGAAGCCCGTGGCTTGCCAGCCATGGATGAGCAGTCAATGACCTCTGATCCATACATCAAAATGACGATTCTCCCAGAGAAGAAGCATAAAGTGAAAACCAGAGTTCTGAGAAAGACCTTGGATCCAGCTTTTGATGAGACCTTTACATTCTATGGGATTCCCTACACCCAGATTCAAGAGTTGGCCCTGCACTTCACAATCTTGAGTTTTGACAGGTTTTCAAGAGATGATATCATTGGGGAAGTCCTTATTCCTCTCTCAGGAATTGAATTATCTGGTGGAAAAATGTTAATGAACAGAGAGATCATCAAGAGAAATGTTAGG AAGTCTTCAGGACGGGGTGAGCTGTTGATCTCTCTCTGCTACCAGTCCACCACAAACACTCTCACTGTGGTTGTTTTAAAAGCTCGACACCTGCCGAAATCTGATGTGTCTGGACTTTCAG ATCCCTATGTAAAGGTCAACCTGTACCATGCCAAAAAGAGGATCTCCAAAAAGAAGACTCATGTCAAGAAATGCACTCCCAATGCAGTGTTCAATGAACTGTTTGTATTTGATATTCCTTGTGAGGGTCTTGAAGAGATAAGTGTGGAATTTCTGGTTTTGGATTCTGAGAGGGGATCCCGGAATGAGGTGATTGGGCGGTTGGTCCTGGGAGCGGCAGCAGAAGGAAGTGGTGGTGAGCACTGGAAGGAGATCTGTGACTTTCCCAGGAGACAAATTGCCAAGTGGCATATGCTCTGTGATGGTTAG